One window of Pelobates fuscus isolate aPelFus1 chromosome 9, aPelFus1.pri, whole genome shotgun sequence genomic DNA carries:
- the CCDC97 gene encoding coiled-coil domain-containing protein 97 has protein sequence MASPGASSQEERGDCVMGRENPNPELGMNPVDSPAEHEAEQNNHGEDDEVLERALKEAQRLGSHKDPGIKVPSDVSGPLLEMFLLISGSHIPIRSQQKGDPDFSQEQKMAMLLELYDSKPLVFLERFCKVLTEEHLQCFSHLKGDYTAEFYCKEVRKASLKRLDHTRIRNKRYAALQKLITVGEYFSDEQMRERDPLMYEHYIGQYQSEEEIMSQNRKDMSQATCLSDVLLDSCQEEALQRRLEAQRQLEDDCMEEEEDEEEEEDEKEGPELQSDGEQAMDSEERALMREEFISRMHQRFLDGMDRDFDYSEVDENPDFDNLDIVTHDEEERYFDDDDNDDDDDEMEATESEVEEKGVKE, from the exons ATGGCGTCACCCGGGGCTAGTTCCCAGGAAGAGAGAGGGGACTGTGTGATGGGGAGAG AAAATCCTAACCCTGAGCTGGGCATGAACCCAGTTGACAGTCCTGCAGAGCATGAAGCTGAACAGAACAATCATGGAGAGGACGACGAGGTGCTTGAGAGAGCCCTGAAAGAAGCCCAAAGGTTGGGAAGTCATAAGGATCCTGGGATTAAAGTCCCTTCAGACGTCAGTGGTCCGCTGCTTGAGATGTTCCTGCTGATCAGTGGGAGTCACATTCCTATCAGGAGCCAGCAGAAGGGGGATCCTGACTTTAGCCAGGAGCAGAAGATGGCCATGCTACTTGAACTGTATGACTCAAAACCTCTCGTGTTCCTTGAACGTTTCTGCAAGGTTCTGACTGAGGAACACTTACAGTGCTTCAGCCATCTTAAAGGAGACTACACCGCTGAATTCTACTGTAAGGAGGTCCGCAAGGCTTCTCTTAAGAGGCTGGATCACACCCGAATCCGAAACAAGAGGTACGCCGCTCTTCAGAAGCTTATAACAG TGGGGGAATATTTCAGCGATGAGCAGATGCGGGAGCGAGACCCTCTCATGTACGAGCACTATATCGGCCAGTATCAGAGCGAGGAGGAGATCATGTCCCAGAACAGGAAGGACATGTCACAGGCCACCTGCCTGTCCGATGTTCTTCTCGACTCCTGCCAGGAGGAGGCACTGCAGAGGAGGCTTGAAGCCCAGAGGCAGCTGGAAGAcgattgtatggaggaggaggaagatgaagaggaggaggaggatgagaagGAAG GGCCAGAGCTTCAGTCAGATGGAGAGCAAGCCATGGACAGTGAGGAGAGAGCTCTCATGAGAGAAGAATTCATCAGTCGCATGCACCAGAGATTCCTGGATGGAATGGATCGAGACTTTGACTATAG TGAAGTTGATGAGAACCCAGATTTTGATAACCTGGATATTGTCACACATGATGAGGAAGAGCGATActttgatgatgatgataatgatgatgatgatgatgaaatgGAAGCCACAGAAAGCGAGGTGGAAGAAAAGGGGGTAAAAGAGTGA